Part of the Candidatus Neomarinimicrobiota bacterium genome is shown below.
CTGGTCGCCCAGGTGCCGCCGACGCACGGAAACCGTTGTCTCGCCGGCTTCGCGTTCTCCGATAATCAGCATGACGGGAATCTTTTGCAGTTCGGCCTGCCTGATTTTCGCACCTATTTTTTCACCGCGGTTATCCAGCTTGCCCCGCAAGCCGGCCCTTTCCAGCGCCGCCACAACTGCCTCACCGTAATCTGTCGATTTTTCCGACACGGGCAACACGATTGCCTGCACGGGCGCGAGCCATAGGGGCAGATCACCCGCCGTATGTTCCAGATAGACGCCGATGAAGCGCTCTATGGAGCCCAGAATCGCCCGATGAATCACCACCGGTCTCTGCTCCTGGGATGCGGCGTCAATGTACTTCAGCCTGAATCGCTCTGGAAGTGAAAAATCCAGCTGGATCGTAGTCAGTTGCCACTTGCGCTTCAAGGCATCGCGGAAGTCAAAATCAATCTTGGGCGCGTAGAATGATCCCTCGCCCGGCGCCACCTGGTAGCTGTACCCCATTTCCTCCAGGCTCTGTTCCAGCAGCTCCTCGGCGCGGTCCCACTGCTCGGTAGGACCGGAAAAATCCTCAGGCCGCGTTGAGAGCATGATCTCCACGTCTTCAAATCCGAATACGTCGTACACCTCCTGAATCATGGTAAACAGGCTGCGGATTTCCGAGCCAATCTGGTCCTCGGTGCAAAAGATATGGGCGTCGTCAATGACAAAGCTGCGCACCCGTGTCAGGCCCGAGACCACACCCGCTTTCTCGTCGCGGTGCAGGCGTCCAAAGTCGGCCAGGCGCATTGGCAAATCCCGGTAGGAGCGCAACTGGGAGGCATAGATCAGTGCGTGGCCGGGACAGTTCATCGGTTTGACCCCCATCCACGAGTCCTCGTCCTCTCCTTGGGGGATCAGGAACAGGTTCTCGCGGTAGTGGTCCCAATGTCCGCTGGTGCGCCACAGGTCCACGTTGTAGATCTCCGGTGTGATGACTTCATCATAACCGTATCTCCGGTAGAGCGTCCGCAGGTAGGTCAGCAGTTCCTGGTAAATGATGGCCCCCTTGGGGTGAAAGAAGGGGCTGGCCGGGGCGGACGGGTGAAATGAAAACAGGTCCAGCTCTTTGCCCAACTTGCGATGGTCCCGGCGTTTGGCCTCCTCCTGACGATGCAGGTAGTCCGCCAGCCCCGCCTTGTCCGGCCAGGCAGTGCCGTAAATACGCTGCAACATCTGGTTGCGCTCGTCACCCCGCCAATAGGCGCCGGATGTGCTGAGCAGTTTGAAATGCTTCAGCATACCCGTGGACGGGACGTGCGGTCCCCGGCAGAGGTCGATGAAACTGTCCTGCTCATAGGCCGAGATTGTATCGTCTCCCTCGATCTGCCCGATAATCTCCAGCTTGTAATCCTCGTTCCGTTCGCCGAAGAGCTTGAGCGCCTCAGCCCGGCTCAGCAGCTTCCGCCGAACGGGATAATCGCGCTCCACAATGCGGCGCATCTCCCCCTCAATCTGCTCCAGCAGCTCCTCGGTAAGGGTACTCGCCAGCTCCACATCATAGTAGAAACGTTCTTCCACCACGGGTCCAATGGCCAGCTTGGCGCCGGGATAGAAATTCTTGATGGCATGGGCCATCAAGTGCGCCGTGCTGTGCAGCAGAATCTCATGCCCTCGGTCATCCTGTTTGGTGATGATGCTGAGGGTGGCGTCGCCATCAAGGGGGGTGTTTAGATCCACCAGCACATTGTTGACCAGGGCGGCAACGGCGTCCCGCCCCAGTCGCTTACCA
Proteins encoded:
- the thrS gene encoding threonine--tRNA ligase, translated to MKSDLQITLPDASIRSVKPGTTPGEIANSIGKRLGRDAVAALVNNVLVDLNTPLDGDATLSIITKQDDRGHEILLHSTAHLMAHAIKNFYPGAKLAIGPVVEERFYYDVELASTLTEELLEQIEGEMRRIVERDYPVRRKLLSRAEALKLFGERNEDYKLEIIGQIEGDDTISAYEQDSFIDLCRGPHVPSTGMLKHFKLLSTSGAYWRGDERNQMLQRIYGTAWPDKAGLADYLHRQEEAKRRDHRKLGKELDLFSFHPSAPASPFFHPKGAIIYQELLTYLRTLYRRYGYDEVITPEIYNVDLWRTSGHWDHYRENLFLIPQGEDEDSWMGVKPMNCPGHALIYASQLRSYRDLPMRLADFGRLHRDEKAGVVSGLTRVRSFVIDDAHIFCTEDQIGSEIRSLFTMIQEVYDVFGFEDVEIMLSTRPEDFSGPTEQWDRAEELLEQSLEEMGYSYQVAPGEGSFYAPKIDFDFRDALKRKWQLTTIQLDFSLPERFRLKYIDAASQEQRPVVIHRAILGSIERFIGVYLEHTAGDLPLWLAPVQAIVLPVSEKSTDYGEAVVAALERAGLRGKLDNRGEKIGAKIRQAELQKIPVMLIIGEREAGETTVSVRRRHLGDQGSLALDDAVARLKSEVRNRERSPAHSQG